AAGAACTCCAGAATgttggaaacgtgctgtcaaatcagagattgatgTAAAACTGTGGATTTTTTGTGAATGAAAGTGAAATGGCTGGTTTaaatttccagtctgaaaatgactgtGGTAATTATTCTACCAAGCTTTAATGTGTTTGTAGGATAGCTCATCGATTACCAATTTAAGACAATTGTTAACTTATTTAAAATAACCCCAtttaaaataaattggttaaacactgtatgaacattatagaatcatagaatagtacagcacagaaggaggccattcagccccttgtgtctgtgctggctgtccgagagtgtggtggaggcaggttcaattgagccgTTCAAgtaggaattggattgttatccgaaaaggaagaatgtgctatggggagaaggcaggggaatgactgTGATAAACTGTTCTTtcggaaagccagcacagacatgatgggcagaatggcttccttctgtgttgtaacaattgtgtggtctaagcaaggttctctaTACATTTAATAGTACTTCCCTGCTGTTACATTTAAGTCCTCTCGTTGAACCTGGGGACTTCCTTTGCTCTCTTTATAGCTTTATAAACGTGTGTTGTTGCTTTTAGTGATTTACGTGGGTGTATTCCAGATCTCTTGCTCCTCCGCTCCttttaatttcttacattctatttacaatttatatcaatgacttaaatgaagggaccgaatgtatggtagctaaatgtactgatgacaccaagataggaaggaaagtatgttgtcaagaggaggtaaagagtctgcaaagggatatagacaggttcagtgagtgggcaaaaatttagcagatggagtataatgtgagaaaatgtgaactggttcactttggcaggaaaaatagaaaagcagtatactattgaaatggagagagattgcagaactcagtggtacagagggatctgggtgtcctggtagatgaatcacaaaagtttactatgcaggtacagcaagtgattaggaagacagaTGGAATGttgatgtttattgcaaggggaattgagtatagaagtagggaggttttactgcagctgtacagagccttgCTGAGACCAtagagaaccatagaaagtttacagcacagaaagagagcaCTTGGCtcttcatgtctgtgccggccgaaaaataaGCCACTCAGCCAAAtcacactttccagcatttggtccacagccttgcagcttacggcacttgaggtacatatccagactccttttcaatgagctgagggtttctgcctctaccaccctttcaggcagtgagttcctgacccccaccaccctctgggtgaaaaaaaacatttactcatctcccctctaatctttctatcaatcactttaaatctatgacccctcgtcactgacctctctgctaaggtgaataggcccttcacctccactctatccaggcctctcataattttgtacatttcaatcagatctcccctcagccttctctgttccaaggagaacaaccccagcccatccaatctttcctcatagctgcatttttccagtcctggcaacatcctcgtaaatatcctctgtaccctctctagtacaattacatcatttctgtaacgaggtgaccagaactgcacacagtactcaagttgtggcctaaccaatgagttatacagttccagcataacctccctgctcttatattgtctacctcggctaataaaggaaaggattctatatgccttctaaccaccttatcgacctgtcctgctaccttcagggatctgtggacattcactccaagttccctcacttcctctacacctctcagtattctcccattaatcatgtattcctttgccttgtttgacctccccaaatgcatcacctcacacttctctgggttgaattccatttgccgcttttctgcccatctgaccagctcattgatatcttcctgcagtttatagCTATTCTCGTCACTATCAACCATAcggccaattttgtgtcatctgcaaccttcttgatcatgccccctacatttacttcctaattgttaatatataccacaaaaagcaggggacccagtatagAGCCCTGAGTAAtgctactggaaacagccctccagtcgcaaaaaaaaaactgtcaacaattaccctttgtttcctgccactgagccaattttgtatccagcttgtgacattcccctgaatcccatgggctttgtcTTGCATAGGTCCAGACCAGGTGGCAGCTCCCTTCActgaaggatgttagtgaaccagttggggttgtacgaCAATCCAACAGCTGTCATGATCAATATTTCCGAGTGCCGGCCTCTCAAATTCATTCAACTCAATTTCACATCCTGCctgtgtgtttttgtgggttccatctcacttttcctttttccttttttaaattcattttacaGGGCATTAGAAGGGAAGTATGGACAGACAGGGAAACTCAAAGCAaatatcacatcaagatctgacagagatgCTTAATTCATCGGTATCTAAATATCATTGACCTTTGAACATGGAAGCAAAAAGATCTGTTCATGGTGGGGAGAAAccgtacacatgttctgtgtgtggacgaggcttcagtcgatcatctggcctgtcgaaacaCAAGCGCAGTCACAGTAGGGAGAAACCGTGTAAATGTggggaatgtgggaagggatttaattaCCCGTTTGATCTGGAAAGTCATCGATGCACTCATACCGGGGAGAGACCAGTCACCTACTCCGTGTTTGAGAAGGGATTCActtattcatccaccctgctgagacaccagcaaattcacactggggagaggggaTTCActcgctctgtgtgtgggaagagttGCATGTTTTACTCTGCCGTGCTGAGACAACAGCAAGTTCACAATGATGAGAGACAGTTTCATTGTGCTGACTGTGACATGAGTTTTAAGAGCTGAAATGCACTGAGTGAGCACCAGCACATTCACACTGGTTACACATTGTTCAGCTGCTCTCACTGTGGGAAGAGGTTCGGGCAAACGTCCAGCTtgttgatacaccagtgagttcacaccggggagaggcctttCAAATTCCCAGACTGTGGGAAGTGCTGGGGAGCTGACGCACCTTCAGccagttcacactgaggagagaccgttcaggtgctctcactgtgGGACTGGCTTCAGGCGATCAGCTGACCTCACTGTACACCAACGTACTCATACTGGGGAGAGGACATTCACctgttccatgtgtgggaagggatttactcattcatccaccctgctgagacaccagcgagttcacaagtgactgcaggagttggattctgctgttaatcagatcaaggactgaaccatgttcatcctGTCAGGTGGGAtctgtttctgctgatgttaataaactccagcccagttagaAGGGCTAATATTCTGGACAATTGCCAAATCAGCTTTATATGAAACACAGTGTGTCAATTCTTTTTAACATATCTAAGACAAGATAGTTCCTTTCAAAGTGCTCTCCCTGTAGTTTCAAGGGaagcagtttgtgcacagcaagatcacacaaacagcaatgaggtgagTGACTGCTTAATCAAGTTTTtatggtggtgttggttgaagcaGGAATGTTTGTCCCACTGCACCAGGAGATCTCCCCTGTGGACACTATGTGGAGTTGGTGAAGTCTCCTGAGATGAGAGTGGAGCAGATCGAGCTGTGGGACCTGCAGTGTACTTTGAACAATCAGTGGTCTCTCCTCATAATTCACTGGGGACAGAGGGTGATGAAAAGACATTGTTGGTCACAAGACTGCTGTTTTCACTGTAATTGTGAGATGGAACTGTGATCAAAACAGATGTCTCCTGAAGTTGACTTGGATTAATATTCCTGTCTTTTTTCTTCTGGAAATCTCAGGGTATATCACAGTTTTCCACAGCCTTACAGACACTTCGTCAACTCCAAGTCACAGCTGACAGTTAAATTACCTGAGGGCTGAATGGACTCTCGAAACTCTCTCACTGTGTATTGTAAAAGAATGGGATCAGGCCTATCCTAAACCATCTTTTCTTCAATTCATTTCTTTCCTGTATATATATTTCTCATTGACTGTTCAATgtgtgttcttcttcttctttggcctccttgtctcgagagacaatgggtaagcgcctggaggtggtcagtggtttgtggagcagcgcctggagtggctataaaggccaatattagagtgacagactcttccacaggtgctgcagaagaaattgtttgtcggggctgttacagtttgctctccccttgcgcttctgtcttttttcctgccaactaagtctcttcaactcgccacactttagccctgcctttatggctgcccgccagctctggcgatcgctggcaactgactcccacgacttgtgatcaatgtcacaggacttcatgtcgcgtttgcagacgtctttaaagcggagacatggacggccggtgggtctgataccagtggcgagctcgctgtacaatgtgtctttggggatcctgccatcttccatgtggctcacatggccaagccatctcaagcgccgctgactcagtagtgtgcataagctggggatgttggccacctcgaggacttctgtgttggagatacggtcctgccacctgatgccaagtattctccggaggcagcgaagatggaacgaattgagatgtcgctcttggctaatGTGTGTTAATAAATGAATTTATCCATCTGGTTAAGTCAATTTGATCCCCCTTTATACTGTTCCCCTAACTCCAGTTTGCTCCAATCAGTAAATTTCAGATAACTAGAAGCCGCTCCACCCACTGTTCTGTATTTCTCTGTTTGAAATGAATTGTACAAAAACCAGTGTCCCAGACGAGACCCCTGCAGAATTCTCTTTTCAATGAACAAACCACTTCTAACTTCCGGTTGGTCATTTTGACATTAAAGAAATAACAgtcgttacgaccaaggcgggagttaaTTGTTAATTCAgatccactactccacaggtcacaggatATTAAGAAAGTTTCCCACATACCAAAGAATAGCTAAATTAGACACTctgtttgtcccccagaataaaggacaccaaaccaggttcctttaaacaacagtaactatttattagaaaataaataataagtcTGAACactaacataggaatataggagcaggagtaggccattcagcccattgcgcctgcctcgccattcaatacgatcgtggctgatcatccacttcaatgccttttcccccacactatccccttatgtcattggtatttagaaatctgtcaatctctgctttaaatatactcaatgactgagtttccacagccctctggggtagagaattccaaagagtccccctcttttgtgaagacaggcgcaaAGTATTCACCTCTCATTCAACTGCTTAGGACTCACAGCAACAACACAGAAGTAGAAACTTTCTGCAGGTTCCAGGGTTTCCCAAAACATAGGAGGCaataggaaccacactggatgcaggaattctttcgAGACAGGAGCCAAtagaaatctgccacctttcaaatgcaggatttcttttcaagagatgcaggtttccttcagagagagaggtcttttctctggtctccc
This genomic window from Heterodontus francisci isolate sHetFra1 chromosome 34, sHetFra1.hap1, whole genome shotgun sequence contains:
- the LOC137348650 gene encoding zinc finger protein 391-like translates to MEAKRSVHGGEKPYTCSVCGRGFSRSSGLSKHKRSHSREKPCKCGECGKGFNYPFDLESHRCTHTGERPVTYSVFEKGFTYSSTLLRHQQIHTGERGFTRSVCGKSCMFYSAVLRQQQTVGSAGELTHLQPVHTEERPFRCSHCGTGFRRSADLTVHQRTHTGERTFTCSMCGKGFTHSSTLLRHQRVHK